From Paenibacillus sp. V4I7, one genomic window encodes:
- a CDS encoding ABC transporter permease, whose amino-acid sequence MSNMDINTRALWQQRFEHYMKESMGYWQYAARSNFIGLVLFLVIISSYYYAKILQRLPTDYPYLWIVLLLLVPLLSSSPIRTLVRKADRMFLLRIEHQMGAYFRSGFMYSLTLQAFWTFIAWVILWPLYHHCLGASEQHFLLMLALLLLLKIANLLASWQESRFAHERTRLASVSFRWIATTALISLQFLTSILWASCAALLLIFLWIAAVYFVSKYVIGWDYLITKENQQQARLYAFFSWFVDVPQMGTRIARRSWISGLTRFIPFRQDATFLYLYMKTLLRTELFAIVLRITLLGVLAIAVSSSGTARSLIFMISLLISLVQLSSLERAHRYTFWLEMYPLNQNSKAGSLAFIIWSVLLLELCILTIPLMIRSSPIYLLVPLISLIFISFSCGIVLRRKFEKNALLET is encoded by the coding sequence ATGAGCAATATGGATATCAACACCCGTGCCTTATGGCAGCAAAGATTCGAACATTATATGAAGGAATCCATGGGCTATTGGCAATACGCAGCGCGTAGTAATTTCATCGGTCTCGTGTTATTTCTTGTCATCATTTCTTCCTATTATTATGCAAAAATACTACAGCGTCTTCCGACAGATTATCCCTATCTGTGGATCGTGCTTTTGCTGCTCGTTCCTCTGCTATCTTCAAGCCCTATTCGTACCTTGGTAAGGAAAGCAGACCGCATGTTTTTGTTACGGATCGAACATCAAATGGGCGCTTATTTCCGAAGTGGATTCATGTACAGTTTGACACTGCAAGCTTTTTGGACATTTATCGCCTGGGTGATTTTATGGCCGCTTTATCACCACTGCCTCGGCGCTTCAGAGCAGCATTTCTTACTGATGCTCGCACTACTTCTTCTATTAAAGATAGCTAATTTATTAGCGAGTTGGCAGGAAAGTCGCTTTGCCCATGAGCGCACCAGATTAGCTTCGGTTAGCTTTCGATGGATTGCAACAACCGCTCTCATTTCACTGCAATTTCTAACCAGCATTTTATGGGCAAGTTGCGCTGCGCTGCTTCTTATTTTCTTATGGATAGCAGCCGTTTATTTTGTATCTAAATACGTCATCGGTTGGGACTACTTGATCACCAAGGAAAATCAGCAGCAAGCTCGGCTTTATGCCTTTTTCAGCTGGTTCGTCGATGTGCCTCAAATGGGAACGCGAATAGCCCGCCGAAGTTGGATCAGCGGGCTGACACGGTTCATACCTTTTAGACAAGATGCAACCTTTTTGTACCTATATATGAAGACATTGCTGCGTACGGAGCTGTTCGCGATCGTACTGCGTATCACCTTGTTAGGGGTACTAGCTATAGCCGTTTCAAGCAGCGGTACTGCAAGGAGTTTAATCTTCATGATTTCTCTTCTAATTTCCCTTGTTCAGTTATCGTCTCTCGAGCGCGCCCATCGCTATACGTTCTGGCTGGAGATGTACCCGCTCAATCAGAATTCAAAAGCCGGTTCGCTGGCCTTTATTATTTGGTCTGTCTTGCTTCTAGAGCTATGTATCTTGACAATTCCTCTTATGATTCGCTCTTCACCAATCTATCTACTCGTTCCACTAATCAGTCTCATCTTCATCTCTTTCAGCTGCGGCATTGTGCTTCGTCGCAAGTTCGAGAAAAACGCTTTACTTGAGACCTAA